In Rhodospirillum rubrum ATCC 11170, a genomic segment contains:
- a CDS encoding pyridoxal-phosphate-dependent aminotransferase family protein — translation MAPPSPPLMLTTGPVTAYPEVSEALSRPILYDGDDAFRGYYAQVLAMLGRVMGLSTPPVILQGEAILGIEAAAAGLIGPKDVVLNLVSGVYGQGFGRYALRAGAEVIELAVPFDAAIDPADVARSLRARPDIGVVAVCHHDTPSGTLNPLADIGAVVAAHGALLIVDAVSSFGGMEVFPEAVAADLFITSPAKCLGGTPGLSLLGVSDRAWAKMRANPQAPRGSFLSLLDWQDVIEDGRTFPVTPSIAEIYGLEAALARHLAEGERAVWARHALTARATRAGILALGLALWPTSEALCSPTTTAIRIPDGLSDKALRDHARDRSGVLLSLGRGATAGKVLRIGHMGPAAQPDHALRAVAALAAAASAQGLAVDRPAGESAVRAVIDGM, via the coding sequence ATGGCTCCCCCTTCGCCGCCGCTGATGCTGACCACCGGCCCGGTCACCGCCTATCCCGAGGTTTCCGAGGCCCTGTCGCGACCGATCCTTTATGATGGCGACGACGCCTTTCGCGGCTATTACGCCCAGGTTCTGGCGATGCTGGGCCGGGTGATGGGCTTGTCCACGCCGCCGGTGATTTTGCAAGGCGAGGCGATCTTGGGCATCGAGGCCGCCGCCGCCGGACTGATCGGCCCCAAGGACGTGGTGCTCAATTTGGTCTCGGGCGTTTATGGCCAGGGCTTTGGCCGCTATGCCTTGCGCGCCGGCGCCGAGGTGATCGAACTGGCCGTGCCGTTTGACGCGGCGATCGATCCGGCGGACGTCGCCCGGAGCTTACGCGCGCGCCCCGATATCGGCGTGGTCGCCGTCTGTCATCATGACACGCCCTCGGGCACGCTCAATCCGCTGGCCGACATCGGCGCGGTGGTCGCCGCCCACGGCGCCTTGTTGATCGTCGATGCCGTGTCGTCCTTCGGTGGCATGGAGGTGTTTCCCGAGGCGGTGGCGGCCGATCTGTTCATCACCTCGCCGGCGAAATGCCTGGGCGGAACCCCGGGGCTGAGTTTGCTGGGCGTGTCCGATCGCGCCTGGGCCAAAATGCGGGCCAATCCCCAGGCGCCGCGCGGCTCGTTCCTCAGCCTGCTTGATTGGCAAGACGTTATCGAGGACGGCCGGACCTTTCCGGTCACGCCGTCGATCGCCGAGATCTATGGCCTGGAAGCCGCCCTTGCGCGCCATCTGGCCGAGGGCGAGCGGGCGGTCTGGGCCCGCCACGCCCTGACGGCGCGGGCGACCCGGGCGGGGATTCTGGCCCTGGGATTGGCGCTGTGGCCGACCAGCGAGGCGCTCTGTTCGCCGACCACCACGGCGATCCGCATCCCCGACGGCCTGTCGGACAAGGCCTTGCGCGATCATGCCCGCGACCGGTCGGGCGTGTTGCTGTCGCTGGGGCGGGGGGCGACGGCGGGCAAGGTTCTGCGCATCGGCCATATGGGCCCGGCCGCCCAACCCGATCACGCGCTGCGCGCCGTCGCCGCCCTGGCAGCGGCAGCCAGCGCCCAGGGGCTCGCCGTCGATCGGCCGGCGGGCGAAAGCGCGGTTCGCGCCGTGATCGACGGCATGTGA
- the glpK gene encoding glycerol kinase GlpK — protein MPFLLAIDQGTTSSRAIVFDHEGQPIARAQKDLVQYFPGDGWVEHDATAIWEDSLAVAREALDRADVAAHAISAIGLTNQRETAVLWERASGQPVHNAIVWQDRRTAALCRELKAQGHEALVRRKTGLLIDPYFSATKIGWMLDHDPVLRRRAEAGELAFGTVESWLLYKLTGGAVHASDATNAARTLLFDIRANRWDEDLLALFRIPAALLPRVVDNAGRFGETLPGLFGAPIPITGMAGDQHAAMVGQGCFTRGMIKSTYGTGAFALLNIGQTFVESRNQLLTTLAYRLNGQSTYALEGSIFVAGAAVQWLRDGLRAISSAAETQVLAEAVADTGGCYMVPAFTGLGAPYWDPEARGAILGLTRDTSLEQVARAALEAQGYQTRDLLDAMAADSGTKPLALRVDGGMVANDWVCQFLADITGIAVERPRVIETTALGAAALAGLGAGVFASPADLGGQWHRDRLFTPHMPASRRESLYAGWVQAVRRVASDLR, from the coding sequence ATGCCCTTTCTTCTTGCCATCGACCAGGGAACCACCAGCAGCCGGGCCATCGTTTTCGATCACGAGGGCCAGCCGATCGCCCGGGCCCAAAAGGACCTGGTCCAGTATTTCCCCGGCGATGGCTGGGTTGAACACGACGCGACGGCGATCTGGGAAGACAGCTTGGCGGTGGCCCGCGAGGCGCTGGACCGGGCCGATGTCGCCGCCCATGCCATCAGCGCCATCGGCCTGACCAATCAACGCGAAACCGCCGTGCTGTGGGAGCGCGCCAGCGGCCAGCCGGTTCATAACGCCATCGTCTGGCAAGATCGCCGCACGGCGGCGCTGTGCCGCGAACTGAAGGCCCAGGGCCATGAGGCGCTGGTGCGGCGCAAGACCGGCCTGCTGATCGATCCCTATTTCTCGGCCACCAAGATCGGCTGGATGCTTGATCACGATCCGGTGTTGCGCCGGCGGGCCGAAGCCGGCGAGCTGGCGTTCGGCACGGTCGAATCCTGGCTGCTCTATAAGCTGACCGGCGGCGCCGTCCACGCCAGCGACGCCACGAACGCCGCCCGCACCTTGCTGTTCGACATCCGCGCCAACCGTTGGGACGAGGATCTTCTGGCGCTGTTTCGCATCCCCGCCGCCCTGCTGCCCCGGGTGGTCGATAACGCCGGGCGCTTTGGCGAAACCCTGCCCGGGCTGTTCGGCGCGCCGATCCCGATCACCGGCATGGCCGGCGACCAGCATGCCGCCATGGTCGGCCAGGGCTGCTTCACCCGGGGCATGATCAAATCGACCTATGGCACCGGCGCCTTCGCCCTGCTCAACATCGGCCAGACCTTCGTCGAAAGCCGCAATCAATTGCTGACCACCCTGGCCTACCGGCTGAATGGCCAGAGCACTTATGCCCTGGAAGGCTCGATCTTCGTCGCCGGGGCGGCGGTGCAATGGCTGCGCGACGGGTTGCGGGCGATTTCCAGCGCCGCCGAAACCCAGGTCCTGGCCGAAGCCGTGGCCGATACGGGCGGCTGCTATATGGTTCCGGCCTTCACCGGCCTCGGCGCCCCCTATTGGGACCCGGAGGCGCGCGGCGCCATCCTTGGCCTGACGCGCGACACCTCGCTTGAACAGGTCGCCCGCGCCGCCCTGGAGGCCCAGGGCTATCAAACCCGCGACCTGCTCGATGCCATGGCCGCCGACAGCGGCACCAAGCCGCTGGCCCTGCGCGTCGATGGCGGCATGGTCGCTAATGATTGGGTCTGTCAGTTCCTGGCCGATATCACCGGCATCGCCGTTGAACGCCCGCGGGTGATCGAAACCACGGCGCTGGGCGCCGCCGCCCTGGCCGGCCTGGGAGCGGGGGTCTTCGCCAGCCCGGCCGACCTTGGCGGCCAATGGCACCGCGACCGCCTGTTCACCCCGCATATGCCCGCCAGCCGCCGCGAAAGCCTGTACGCCGGCTGGGTCCAGGCGGTGCGCCGGGTGGCCAGCGATCTGCGGTAA